The following coding sequences lie in one Vibrio casei genomic window:
- a CDS encoding glycosyltransferase translates to MRIKFFIRDLKIEGVQVVTVRLAKILAQHGHEIEILTLFDDQHLEVPTNIQVTSLFANQSAKNLKKEYLSIFRQWYQQHYSSFDWLIASHGETSKVISRFDDRKCIQYIHNSDEYTYGKKSIARKWRYRYKQRKLLKNKHVLCVSDSIHHFMANEVNAKALSINTLYNPFDIEFIKKQAQESIRPIADQYIIFVGRLSIQKRVDRLLRAFSFIKDKSIKLVIMGEGEEEPFLRCLTQELNLQDRVQFHPFVKNPFPYIHNARMLLLTSDHEGLPTVIIEALTCQTTVVSTDCPSGPNEIMTNGFEKGLVDSYCPEKIANTIDQMLEEKPHHRNEYDEVIHRFSETVVYERLISLLSSWEGGIAMENNNNNNAK, encoded by the coding sequence ATGCGCATTAAGTTTTTTATTCGCGACTTAAAAATAGAAGGTGTTCAAGTCGTGACGGTGAGGTTGGCGAAAATTTTAGCTCAACACGGGCATGAAATCGAAATTCTAACGTTATTTGATGATCAACACCTTGAAGTACCAACGAATATTCAGGTGACATCGCTCTTTGCTAATCAGAGTGCTAAAAATTTAAAAAAAGAGTATCTCAGTATTTTTCGCCAATGGTACCAGCAGCATTATTCTTCATTTGATTGGTTGATAGCTTCTCATGGTGAAACTTCAAAAGTCATTTCTAGGTTTGATGATCGAAAGTGTATTCAATACATTCATAACTCTGATGAATATACTTATGGAAAAAAATCCATCGCCAGAAAGTGGCGGTATCGATATAAACAAAGAAAATTATTAAAGAATAAACATGTACTATGTGTTTCTGACAGTATTCACCATTTTATGGCTAATGAGGTCAATGCAAAAGCATTATCAATCAACACCCTATATAATCCGTTCGATATCGAATTCATTAAAAAACAAGCTCAAGAGTCGATTCGTCCTATTGCGGATCAATATATTATCTTTGTAGGTCGACTGAGTATCCAAAAACGAGTGGATCGATTATTAAGAGCGTTTTCTTTCATTAAAGATAAATCAATAAAGTTAGTTATCATGGGAGAAGGGGAGGAGGAACCTTTTCTTCGGTGTCTCACTCAAGAATTAAATTTACAAGATAGAGTTCAATTCCATCCTTTTGTTAAAAATCCGTTCCCTTACATTCACAATGCGAGGATGTTATTACTAACCTCTGATCATGAAGGTTTACCTACCGTCATCATTGAAGCTTTGACTTGCCAAACCACCGTTGTCAGTACCGATTGCCCATCAGGGCCAAATGAAATAATGACGAATGGATTTGAAAAAGGTTTAGTCGACTCTTATTGCCCAGAAAAAATTGCGAACACCATTGATCAAATGTTAGAAGAAAAACCTCATCACAGGAATGAATATGATGAGGTAATTCATAGGTTCTCGGAAACTGTGGTTTATGAACGATTGATATCGTTATTATCTTCTTGGGAAGGTGGAATAGCCATGGAAAATAATAATAATAATAATGCAAAATAA
- a CDS encoding glycosyltransferase family 9 protein, with protein MIKALKNQVRRIREKRKSWKLARYIKRYDHAPSNEDKLQWEDIHSIALLRWDNKLGDAIMCGAFLSAMRQHRPDIKITIITQTFCADWFKKIFPECDIILCGGRSVKNAESFAQYRGQFDALVDLGTYFSFKELAAIYHLGAPFNIGYDKEKHPIFTHNVPLEFIHFKQRYLQAAQLFISEILDNDIDLPVLNFAHVETFALSEHHNHVAINLFGASKYRQFNPPYSLNFLNAWLNEFPNDHLHLIPVPGKIEALESLILDLNNPRVSLASKVPSLELTLRLLSQVDLCFTTDTSVVHMASALNTPTLAVFGDNTQNIAEWCPIAKHTEIILNPKPNTEYHRVFVHEFDWNDFTTKRKSLIKS; from the coding sequence GTGATTAAAGCCTTAAAAAATCAGGTTAGACGCATCCGAGAAAAACGAAAGTCTTGGAAATTAGCCCGTTATATTAAACGTTATGATCACGCTCCTTCTAATGAAGATAAATTACAATGGGAAGATATTCACTCCATTGCATTATTACGCTGGGATAACAAACTGGGTGATGCGATTATGTGTGGTGCATTCTTATCAGCCATGCGGCAGCATAGACCGGATATAAAAATCACGATCATTACCCAAACCTTCTGTGCGGACTGGTTTAAAAAAATCTTCCCAGAATGTGACATTATTTTATGTGGTGGAAGAAGCGTAAAAAATGCCGAAAGTTTTGCGCAATACAGAGGTCAGTTTGATGCTTTAGTTGATCTAGGTACTTACTTTAGCTTCAAGGAGTTAGCCGCGATCTATCATTTAGGTGCACCCTTTAACATTGGCTACGACAAAGAAAAACACCCAATTTTCACCCACAATGTGCCATTAGAATTTATTCATTTTAAGCAGCGTTATTTACAAGCCGCGCAACTGTTTATCTCAGAAATTCTAGATAACGATATCGATTTACCAGTTTTGAACTTTGCACATGTAGAAACATTTGCTTTATCGGAACATCATAATCATGTCGCGATTAATCTCTTTGGCGCCAGTAAATATCGACAATTTAATCCCCCTTATTCTTTAAACTTTTTAAACGCTTGGTTGAATGAATTCCCCAACGACCATCTTCACCTTATTCCCGTACCAGGCAAAATTGAAGCATTAGAAAGTCTTATTTTGGATCTAAACAATCCAAGAGTTTCTTTGGCATCGAAAGTACCATCATTGGAACTGACACTTCGTTTATTAAGCCAAGTTGATCTTTGCTTTACGACAGATACCTCAGTTGTACATATGGCCAGCGCATTAAATACGCCGACTTTAGCTGTTTTTGGTGATAACACTCAAAACATTGCAGAGTGGTGCCCTATCGCCAAGCACACAGAAATTATCCTTAACCCAAAACCAAATACCGAATATCACCGAGTATTTGTGCATGAGTTTGATTGGAATGATTTTACAACCAAGCGAAAAAGCCTGATAAAATCATAA
- a CDS encoding MBL fold metallo-hydrolase RNA specificity domain-containing protein, translating to MGTSKYRLHHKYDYFLLHHGGKNTVTGSCHELRINGSGILIDCGLFQGNDTRSDSASDLNIEFDISHIEALLVTHTHIDHIGRLPWLLAAGFDKPIYCTKATAVLIPLMLDDGLKLQLGLNSKQRKLILDKIERMIVSVDYHQLKNIEGRQVPSSLSLDEEHKSKEAHSVQFCFKPAGHILGSAYIEITLPNGEVIVFSGDLGPSNTPLLPDPISPKRADYLVIETTYGNKHHEDVSTRSLRLEKIVKKSLQDGGVILIPAFSVGRTQEILFDIERLIEHSIQTETTADDFWQKLPIILDSPLALNVTKEYERFKQLWNDECIGADQNIDRHPLSFEQLITIDSHKEHQRLVNRLASTNEPAIVVAASGMCNGGRIMNYLQALLPDKRTDVILAGYQAQGTLGRELQNGQNNVRIDNEQVKVNAHIHTMSGYSAHADQDDLITFIQGIPTPPKTIFLIHSEPKTKQKFKDQLQKLNTLQGCLIES from the coding sequence ATGGGCACTAGCAAGTATCGGTTACACCATAAATATGATTACTTCCTTCTCCATCATGGTGGTAAAAATACGGTTACTGGATCGTGTCATGAACTGCGTATTAACGGCTCTGGTATTTTAATCGATTGTGGCTTATTTCAAGGGAATGACACCAGATCTGATTCTGCCTCAGATCTCAATATCGAATTTGATATCAGCCATATTGAGGCCTTACTCGTCACTCATACCCATATTGATCATATTGGTCGCCTGCCTTGGTTACTCGCGGCGGGATTTGATAAACCGATTTATTGCACCAAAGCAACCGCTGTGCTTATACCATTAATGTTAGATGATGGTTTAAAGCTTCAATTGGGGCTAAATAGCAAACAGCGTAAGTTAATTTTAGACAAGATTGAAAGAATGATCGTGTCGGTGGATTATCATCAATTGAAAAACATTGAGGGAAGACAAGTTCCTAGTTCCTTGTCCCTAGATGAAGAGCACAAGAGCAAAGAAGCGCACTCGGTACAATTTTGTTTCAAACCTGCTGGGCATATTCTGGGTTCGGCTTATATCGAAATCACATTGCCAAATGGTGAGGTGATTGTTTTTTCAGGTGACTTAGGGCCAAGCAATACACCGCTGTTACCCGATCCTATTTCACCAAAACGAGCAGATTATTTAGTGATTGAAACTACTTATGGTAACAAGCACCATGAGGATGTAAGTACTCGCTCACTAAGGCTAGAAAAAATCGTGAAAAAGTCTCTACAAGATGGTGGTGTGATTTTAATTCCCGCCTTTAGTGTGGGGCGTACGCAAGAGATTTTGTTTGATATAGAACGGCTCATTGAACATAGCATTCAGACAGAAACCACAGCCGATGATTTTTGGCAGAAACTGCCGATTATTTTAGATTCTCCACTTGCCTTAAACGTCACTAAAGAATACGAACGTTTTAAGCAACTATGGAACGACGAATGTATTGGAGCGGATCAAAATATTGATAGGCACCCATTATCATTTGAACAGTTGATTACCATAGATAGCCATAAAGAGCATCAAAGATTAGTCAACCGATTAGCTTCAACAAATGAGCCGGCGATTGTGGTTGCTGCGAGTGGTATGTGTAATGGCGGTCGTATTATGAATTACTTACAAGCTTTATTACCCGATAAACGTACTGATGTGATTTTGGCGGGCTATCAAGCACAAGGAACGCTCGGCCGAGAACTACAAAATGGGCAAAATAATGTCAGAATTGATAATGAACAAGTGAAAGTAAATGCTCACATTCATACTATGTCTGGCTATTCTGCCCATGCTGATCAAGATGATTTAATCACTTTCATTCAAGGTATTCCGACACCGCCGAAAACGATTTTTTTGATTCATAGCGAGCCTAAAACCAAGCAAAAATTTAAAGATCAACTTCAAAAACTTAACACATTACAAGGCTGCCTTATTGAAAGTTAA
- the lpxM gene encoding lauroyl-Kdo(2)-lipid IV(A) myristoyltransferase (LpxM is lauroyl-Kdo(2)-lipid IV(A) myristoyltransferase, an enzyme characterized in Escherichia coli and involved in biosynthesis of the form of lipid A found in that species and some closely related species.): MTQQRDDFDEYAYNPKFQWGFLAPKYWGTWIAVFFACLASFLPKSIKQSLAQSLAKLAVKPKSGAGKRARVNLSMCFPGKAESERETMLYNMYVTAIMFMMSFASTSLRNKQWLEKNTTIRGFEHVEAILAQDERVILLVPHTWAIDIPAILLASRGLPVSAMAKSQKNLVADWLMHKQRVQYGGRVYDRSVGIKPFIKSVRKDGYLGYYLPDEDLGRDHSVFVDFFSTQKATISGLGRLAKLSKAKIVPLFAMYNSETGQYELDFYPALPFPTGDEHQDARMMNECIEEYVTQKPDQYMWILRLLKTRPDSHQNPYKQR; this comes from the coding sequence ATGACTCAACAGCGCGACGATTTTGATGAATATGCATACAATCCCAAATTTCAGTGGGGATTTTTAGCGCCTAAATATTGGGGCACTTGGATTGCGGTTTTCTTTGCATGCTTGGCAAGTTTTTTACCTAAAAGTATTAAGCAATCACTGGCTCAATCGCTCGCGAAGTTAGCGGTAAAGCCAAAATCTGGTGCGGGAAAGCGTGCTCGTGTCAATTTATCTATGTGCTTTCCAGGCAAAGCTGAATCCGAACGTGAAACCATGTTATATAACATGTACGTAACCGCCATCATGTTTATGATGAGTTTCGCTTCAACCAGTTTACGTAATAAACAATGGCTTGAAAAAAACACTACTATTCGTGGATTCGAACATGTCGAAGCGATCTTAGCTCAAGATGAAAGAGTCATTTTATTGGTTCCGCATACTTGGGCTATCGACATTCCTGCTATTTTACTCGCATCGCGCGGGCTTCCTGTTTCGGCGATGGCAAAAAGCCAAAAAAACCTGGTCGCAGATTGGCTGATGCACAAACAACGGGTTCAATACGGTGGCCGTGTATATGATCGCAGTGTTGGCATTAAACCTTTTATTAAGTCAGTTCGAAAAGATGGTTACTTAGGTTATTACCTGCCAGATGAAGATCTTGGTCGTGATCACAGCGTCTTTGTCGACTTTTTTTCGACCCAAAAAGCGACCATTTCAGGGCTAGGTCGCTTGGCAAAATTAAGTAAGGCAAAAATTGTTCCTCTATTCGCTATGTATAACAGTGAAACGGGTCAATATGAGCTAGATTTTTATCCCGCACTTCCCTTTCCTACCGGTGATGAACATCAAGATGCACGTATGATGAATGAGTGTATTGAAGAATATGTCACTCAAAAACCAGATCAATATATGTGGATTTTACGTTTATTAAAGACGCGTCCAGATAGCCATCAAAATCCTTATAAGCAACGCTAA
- a CDS encoding EpsG family protein, whose protein sequence is MIYLFFSVFSVSYFYFLESSYKLVGKGSFFIFSLPFLFFYFLFPALQYGVGTDYFNYLEMYQRPSDVIYYDRKLEFIFSYILRFVNEVDLGGQFIFVAYSILFSLLFYIFLNNLNKNRIKVWLFLFVFFICSGIYQNQMNGIRQYSAIYALMISIFYVVTDKKLKAGGYFILGQLMHSSFILNISFLLIKFIKVTPKRCVFAFIISFVFFGFFVSFFVPYVLGAVLPQYLHYLDSELMKGWSVLSLIPKLYYFPFIVIFLFIYSKEYKKGHVDTIILKFSFLACCLYWCFLSYSSVGMMTRVGSYWVVFNCFPIYYVLNSILSVNKIYVFFISLLYLIFPFVLKVIFFPSNEYVYNSILG, encoded by the coding sequence ATGATTTATTTATTTTTTTCTGTATTTTCTGTTTCCTATTTCTATTTTTTAGAATCTAGTTATAAGCTTGTTGGGAAAGGAAGTTTTTTTATATTTTCTTTGCCATTCCTTTTCTTCTATTTTTTATTTCCAGCTCTCCAGTATGGAGTGGGAACAGATTATTTTAATTATTTGGAAATGTATCAAAGACCTTCAGATGTGATTTATTATGATAGAAAGTTGGAGTTTATTTTTTCATATATATTACGGTTTGTTAATGAGGTTGATTTGGGAGGGCAGTTTATTTTTGTTGCTTACTCAATTTTATTTTCTTTACTTTTTTATATTTTTCTTAATAATTTAAATAAAAACAGAATAAAAGTATGGTTATTTTTATTTGTTTTTTTTATTTGCTCTGGTATTTATCAGAACCAAATGAATGGAATAAGGCAGTACTCAGCTATTTATGCTCTGATGATTTCAATTTTTTATGTAGTTACAGATAAAAAATTAAAAGCGGGAGGATACTTTATTCTGGGGCAACTTATGCATTCTTCTTTTATTTTAAATATATCTTTTCTTCTTATTAAGTTTATTAAAGTGACACCCAAACGTTGTGTTTTTGCTTTTATTATATCGTTTGTTTTTTTTGGTTTTTTTGTGTCTTTTTTCGTCCCATATGTATTGGGAGCGGTTCTACCACAGTATTTACATTATCTAGACTCTGAACTCATGAAAGGTTGGTCAGTATTAAGCTTAATTCCTAAGCTATATTATTTTCCATTTATTGTTATCTTTCTTTTTATCTATAGTAAAGAATATAAAAAAGGTCATGTTGATACAATAATTTTAAAATTCTCTTTTTTAGCCTGTTGTCTATATTGGTGTTTTTTATCTTATTCTTCTGTTGGGATGATGACAAGAGTGGGCTCCTATTGGGTAGTTTTTAATTGTTTCCCTATTTATTATGTTTTAAATAGTATTTTATCTGTCAATAAAATATATGTTTTTTTTATTTCTTTATTATATTTAATATTTCCATTTGTGTTAAAAGTGATATTTTTTCCTTCAAATGAATATGTTTATAATAGTATTTTAGGATGA
- a CDS encoding glycosyltransferase family 4 protein, which produces MNILIFSSYMDAWNSVRPEAEMFIEMVKLGHNVTVVTQGKAEYVPRFIDNGIKIIDCYPSKKICCDTIKTLRAELKSTQYDIVYAMNSKTIPNAAFACIGFKKTKMVTYRGTVGGLYRHDPSAYLTHLHPRVDGISCVAQAVTDDVKKHVWGNKDKVTTIYKGHDLTWYQTSPLDRDQLNIPKDAVIVTCIANARASKGVHILLASAKMLSHIENLHIVLVGRDMDTQENLALAQKSGMKERIHFLGYRTDVPEILASSDIQIQPSVSGEGLPKTIIEAMAMAIPSIVTTTGGSKELIVDGESGFVVPVNDTQAIAEKVQRLCDNKALRLSMGKRAQEQLVTHFSVQQTAQNHIEFFRSLMER; this is translated from the coding sequence ATGAATATCTTAATTTTTAGTTCTTATATGGATGCTTGGAATAGTGTTCGTCCTGAAGCAGAAATGTTCATCGAAATGGTCAAGTTGGGCCATAATGTAACGGTAGTCACACAAGGCAAAGCAGAGTATGTTCCTAGATTCATAGATAATGGCATTAAAATTATTGACTGCTACCCAAGTAAGAAAATTTGCTGCGATACGATTAAAACCTTACGAGCAGAACTCAAATCGACTCAATACGATATTGTGTATGCCATGAATTCCAAAACGATTCCCAACGCCGCTTTTGCTTGTATTGGTTTTAAGAAAACAAAGATGGTGACTTATAGAGGAACCGTAGGAGGGCTATATCGTCATGATCCTAGCGCCTATTTAACTCATTTACACCCAAGAGTGGATGGCATTAGCTGCGTCGCTCAAGCAGTAACGGATGATGTTAAAAAGCATGTATGGGGAAATAAGGATAAAGTCACCACCATCTATAAAGGACACGATTTAACATGGTATCAGACCTCACCTTTAGATCGTGATCAGCTCAATATCCCAAAGGATGCTGTCATTGTCACTTGTATCGCCAATGCGAGAGCAAGCAAAGGGGTACATATTTTACTCGCAAGTGCAAAAATGCTTTCCCATATTGAAAACCTACATATTGTGTTAGTCGGCAGAGACATGGACACACAAGAAAATCTCGCTCTAGCTCAAAAGAGTGGAATGAAAGAGCGGATTCACTTTTTAGGCTACCGAACAGATGTCCCTGAAATTTTAGCCAGCAGTGATATACAAATTCAGCCTTCTGTTAGTGGTGAAGGCCTTCCTAAAACGATTATAGAAGCCATGGCGATGGCCATTCCCTCGATTGTCACCACAACGGGGGGCAGTAAAGAATTGATCGTCGATGGCGAATCTGGATTTGTAGTCCCAGTTAATGATACTCAAGCCATTGCTGAAAAAGTCCAACGCCTATGTGACAATAAAGCATTACGGCTATCAATGGGGAAACGGGCTCAGGAACAGTTAGTGACACACTTTTCGGTCCAGCAAACGGCCCAAAACCACATAGAGTTCTTCCGTAGTTTAATGGAGCGATAA
- the rfaD gene encoding ADP-glyceromanno-heptose 6-epimerase, translated as MIIVTGGAGMIGSNIVKALNEAGHKDILVVDDLTDGHKFKNLVDLDITDYMDRDDFLTQIMAGDDFGPIDTIFHEGACSATTEWDGKYMMLNNYEYSKELLHYSIERQIPFLYASSAATYGAQGDSFIEEPEYEGALNVYGYSKQQFDNYVRRLWADAKEHGEELSQITGFRYFNVYGPREQHKGSMASVAFHLNNQLLASENAKLFEGSDEFKRDFIYVGDVCKVNLWFMESGVSGIFNCGTGKAEPFRAVAEAVVNHHGKGTIESIPFPEHLKGAYQEYTQANLDKLRAAGCDVKFKTVAQGVTEYLAEINQ; from the coding sequence ATGATTATCGTTACTGGCGGCGCTGGCATGATTGGCAGCAACATTGTTAAAGCGTTAAATGAAGCTGGTCATAAAGACATTTTAGTTGTCGATGATTTAACGGATGGTCATAAATTTAAAAATCTAGTCGATTTAGACATTACCGATTACATGGATCGTGATGATTTCTTAACTCAAATCATGGCTGGTGATGATTTCGGTCCAATTGATACCATTTTCCATGAAGGTGCTTGTTCTGCCACTACCGAATGGGATGGTAAATACATGATGCTCAATAACTACGAATATTCTAAAGAGCTTTTGCACTATTCCATTGAACGCCAAATTCCTTTCCTTTATGCCTCTTCAGCGGCCACTTATGGCGCGCAAGGCGATAGTTTTATCGAAGAGCCTGAATACGAAGGCGCACTAAACGTTTACGGTTATTCAAAGCAACAATTTGATAACTACGTACGTCGCTTGTGGGCAGATGCCAAAGAGCATGGTGAAGAGCTTTCGCAAATTACCGGTTTCCGTTACTTCAATGTTTATGGCCCACGAGAGCAACACAAAGGCAGTATGGCTTCTGTTGCTTTCCACTTAAATAATCAATTACTTGCTAGTGAAAACGCCAAGTTATTTGAAGGTAGCGACGAGTTTAAACGTGATTTCATTTATGTTGGTGATGTTTGCAAAGTGAACTTATGGTTTATGGAATCGGGAGTTTCAGGTATTTTCAACTGCGGCACTGGTAAGGCTGAACCTTTCAGAGCAGTTGCAGAAGCGGTTGTAAACCATCATGGCAAAGGCACCATTGAAAGCATCCCATTCCCTGAGCATTTAAAAGGTGCTTACCAAGAATACACTCAAGCCAATTTAGATAAGCTTCGCGCAGCAGGTTGCGATGTGAAATTTAAAACCGTAGCCCAAGGTGTCACTGAATATTTAGCTGAAATTAATCAATAA
- a CDS encoding LPS O-antigen chain length determinant protein WzzB, whose protein sequence is MSQPQSPSHQAQLHPQMPPQYYYPQPQDDEIDLRELFTALWKGKWIIIACTFICTALAVVYALMAKEQWSSTAKIAQPQVSDYSEYQNQVVQFQPIFDVYQEDGTVLVSKALDDLKNSKNLYYLFIDEFNSSSNKKAFLGTSATFKRVKAQLDNPEDEDALRRLYNDWYKLLSIKPEDAKRIDGAYVITASAETSQESFDILTNYIAFVDAQVNRKALNNLSSTIASKGNELKQQSIMLTKQAAQRLLVEKERSKYALNIAQAAGVTKPLQNFGDKEIFPINLGADAIKAKVAALSKLKNLSVIEPRLEQLSSKLGQIEQLPIDKNVKFSAYRYLDQPERMVSKDKPKRILIIILGLFLGSMIGLIIVFSRLVIIGKNID, encoded by the coding sequence GTGAGCCAACCACAATCGCCATCGCATCAAGCGCAGTTGCATCCGCAAATGCCACCTCAATATTACTACCCTCAACCACAAGATGATGAAATCGATCTACGCGAGTTGTTTACTGCGCTATGGAAAGGGAAATGGATTATTATCGCGTGTACTTTTATCTGTACTGCGCTGGCAGTTGTGTATGCATTAATGGCAAAAGAACAATGGTCATCGACGGCAAAAATAGCGCAACCTCAAGTGAGTGATTACAGCGAATACCAAAACCAAGTAGTTCAGTTTCAGCCTATTTTTGATGTTTATCAAGAAGACGGCACAGTTCTTGTTAGTAAAGCGCTTGATGATTTAAAAAATAGTAAAAATTTATATTATTTATTCATCGACGAATTTAACTCATCGAGTAATAAAAAAGCATTTTTAGGAACCTCCGCTACGTTTAAAAGAGTGAAAGCACAACTTGATAACCCAGAAGATGAAGATGCACTACGAAGACTGTATAACGATTGGTATAAACTACTTTCAATAAAACCTGAAGATGCGAAAAGAATCGATGGTGCTTATGTGATTACTGCAAGTGCAGAAACTTCACAAGAAAGCTTTGATATACTTACAAATTATATTGCCTTTGTTGATGCACAAGTGAATCGAAAAGCATTAAATAATTTATCTTCTACGATTGCTTCTAAAGGAAATGAGTTAAAGCAGCAATCAATTATGTTAACTAAGCAGGCTGCCCAACGTTTACTGGTAGAAAAAGAACGCAGTAAGTATGCACTAAATATTGCACAAGCAGCTGGAGTAACTAAACCCTTACAAAATTTTGGTGATAAGGAAATCTTTCCCATTAATCTCGGGGCGGATGCAATTAAAGCTAAGGTAGCGGCGCTTTCTAAACTTAAAAATTTAAGTGTTATTGAACCGAGATTAGAACAGTTGAGCTCTAAGTTAGGGCAAATTGAACAATTGCCTATTGATAAAAATGTGAAGTTTTCCGCTTATCGTTATTTAGATCAACCAGAGAGAATGGTTTCAAAGGATAAGCCTAAAAGAATTTTGATTATCATTTTAGGCTTATTTTTAGGTAGTATGATAGGGCTCATTATTGTTTTTTCTCGTTTAGTTATTATTGGTAAAAATATAGATTAA
- a CDS encoding O-antigen ligase family protein — MTKVLVVAIVALLIKYRQSSWSLKSKPKQQRYTCLAMLIFALYLFGLQLYHGADEGLIRVVLLTSAYFYLFPLERFDKNWLIGALIANGFLLAIFIYHYEFTLHAQRLVGMEPNRVGPLNAIPFATYCLLAAISQCYHALIHKHWVIKCLLIVSAVVSTSAIFFTESRGVFLALISVFILYFIHFLYKKSKSTIFKTIPMIIILLGGMAVLQKNEIQSRYDQTLSEIQQLQNNNMGTSIGLRFQFWISGAHTIMDYPILGIGNDHFRSEFKKHYEQGLITQVAYQYNTMHYHNQYIDMAVKNGLIGLLLFLSIAWCIYQGSQISLPKYLLLGLFIASLTDVPFAHLALGYFALLLLLFSMAIPPSQEDNNDINRS, encoded by the coding sequence ATGACGAAAGTGCTTGTCGTGGCAATTGTGGCATTATTGATCAAATATCGACAATCTAGCTGGTCATTAAAAAGTAAACCTAAACAACAACGCTATACTTGCCTAGCCATGTTGATTTTTGCTCTCTACTTATTTGGTTTACAGCTCTATCATGGAGCAGATGAAGGCCTGATACGGGTTGTATTATTAACATCTGCTTACTTTTATCTCTTTCCTCTTGAGCGCTTTGATAAAAATTGGTTAATAGGAGCACTGATTGCCAATGGTTTCCTCTTGGCGATATTTATCTACCACTATGAATTTACACTACATGCACAACGCTTGGTGGGAATGGAACCAAACCGTGTCGGACCTTTGAATGCAATTCCCTTTGCAACCTATTGTTTATTAGCGGCAATAAGCCAATGCTACCACGCTCTTATTCATAAACACTGGGTCATTAAATGTTTATTAATAGTTTCCGCTGTTGTATCAACATCCGCTATTTTTTTTACTGAATCGAGAGGGGTATTTTTAGCATTAATCAGTGTTTTCATTCTGTATTTCATTCATTTTTTATATAAAAAATCCAAATCAACTATTTTTAAAACCATCCCGATGATCATCATCTTACTAGGAGGTATGGCAGTTCTCCAAAAAAATGAAATTCAATCAAGATATGATCAAACATTATCCGAAATTCAACAATTACAGAATAACAATATGGGCACATCGATAGGACTTAGATTCCAGTTTTGGATTAGTGGCGCTCATACTATTATGGACTACCCCATATTAGGCATTGGTAATGACCATTTTCGTTCTGAATTTAAAAAGCATTATGAACAAGGATTAATCACCCAAGTAGCTTATCAATACAACACCATGCATTACCACAATCAATATATTGACATGGCAGTTAAAAATGGGCTTATTGGCCTACTATTATTTTTATCCATAGCCTGGTGTATTTATCAAGGAAGCCAAATATCATTGCCTAAATATTTATTATTGGGGTTATTTATAGCTAGCTTAACCGATGTGCCTTTCGCTCATTTAGCGCTTGGTTATTTTGCATTATTATTATTATTATTTTCCATGGCTATTCCACCTTCCCAAGAAGATAATAACGATATCAATCGTTCATAA